The following are encoded in a window of Ferribacterium limneticum genomic DNA:
- a CDS encoding HlyD family secretion protein: protein MNRSRLVRILFFALFFGLTVAIGFYLYQQRPAGLPAGLASGNGRLEATEVDVATKIAGRLAELDPREGNYVEAGAVVARLDADDLRAQLQAAEAQILQAQRAVDQSRAGVRKSQSEVSLAGKTLKRSEELVGRGFISRNKLDADQTGMEGAMAGMAQARGKVGEADAGVAAAQAKAEGLRVAVNDTSLKAPIAGRVLYRLAEPGEVLAAGGKALTLLDLSDMFMTIYLPTDKAGQVALGSEARIVLDALPGQVIPATVSFVAPKAQFTPREVETRSEREKLMFRLKVKPDAAWLEAHRDLAKGGMPGVAYVRLDANAAWPANLQIDGQ from the coding sequence ATGAACCGTTCCCGCCTCGTCAGGATTTTGTTTTTTGCCCTGTTTTTCGGGTTGACCGTAGCCATCGGTTTCTACCTCTATCAGCAGCGTCCGGCCGGTTTGCCGGCTGGCTTGGCCTCCGGTAACGGCCGGCTGGAAGCGACCGAGGTCGATGTCGCGACCAAGATCGCCGGGCGCCTTGCCGAACTCGACCCGCGCGAGGGTAATTACGTCGAGGCCGGGGCGGTCGTCGCCCGGCTTGATGCCGATGACCTGCGGGCTCAGTTGCAGGCTGCCGAAGCGCAGATTCTCCAGGCGCAACGAGCTGTCGATCAGTCGCGGGCGGGGGTACGCAAGTCGCAGTCCGAGGTGTCGCTGGCCGGCAAGACGCTCAAGCGCTCGGAAGAACTGGTCGGCCGGGGCTTCATTTCCCGCAACAAACTCGATGCCGATCAGACCGGCATGGAAGGCGCCATGGCCGGCATGGCGCAGGCGCGCGGCAAGGTCGGCGAGGCCGATGCCGGTGTCGCTGCGGCTCAGGCCAAGGCGGAAGGCCTGCGCGTGGCGGTCAACGACACGTCCCTCAAGGCGCCGATTGCCGGCCGCGTCCTCTACCGGCTGGCCGAGCCGGGCGAGGTGCTGGCGGCAGGTGGCAAGGCGCTGACCCTGCTCGATCTTTCCGATATGTTCATGACCATCTACCTGCCGACCGACAAGGCCGGGCAGGTGGCGCTGGGCAGCGAGGCGCGCATCGTGCTCGACGCCTTGCCCGGGCAGGTTATTCCGGCCACCGTCAGTTTTGTCGCGCCGAAGGCGCAGTTCACGCCTCGTGAGGTCGAAACGCGGAGTGAGCGCGAAAAACTCATGTTCCGCCTCAAGGTCAAGCCCGATGCGGCCTGGCTCGAGGCGCATCGCGATCTGGCCAAGGGCGGCATGCCGGGCGTCGCCTACGTCCGGCTCGACGCCAACGCGGCCTGGCCGGCCAATCTGCAGATCGACGGACAGTAA
- the rbbA gene encoding ribosome-associated ATPase/putative transporter RbbA, translating to MDRPPVSRLSGVSHRYGAVVALEAVDIALPAGCMVGLIGPDGVGKSSLLALVSGARQIQAGRVEVLGGDIGDRHFRATAQPRIAYMPQGLGKNLYPTLSVFENVDFFGRLFGQGKRERARRIDELLTSTGLLPFKDRPAAKLSGGMKQKLGLCCALIHDPDLLILDEPTTGVDPLSRRQFWELIDSIRARRDGMSVLVATAYMEEAERFDWLAAMDGGKVIGTGTPAELRAQTGQATLDGAFIALLPEERRQAHHELVIPPRIGDGGVFAIEAEGLSQRFGDFTAVDHVSFKIEPGEIFGFLGSNGCGKTTTMKMLTGLLPPSEGVARLFGKTVDARDLETRKQVGYMSQSFSLYGELTVVANLDLHARLFHLPDARRGPRIAELMARFGLEPYADKAAADLPLGIRQRLSLAVAVVHEPKLLILDEPTSGVDPVARDEFWALLVELSRQQGVTIFISTHFMNEAERCDRISLMHAGKVLASDTPAGLCAARGEPTLEAAFISYLEEATGVVGQPATVNPENEPKSKSAEAAQATPAAFSLRRLLGYAYREALELRRDSIRLAFALLGSVVMMFVLGHGLSFDVEGLRFAVLDRDQTPESRDYIANVAGSRYFVERPALADDADLDRRMKSGEVSLAIDIPEGYGRDLRRGRKPEVGVWVDGAMPYRGETIRGYMDGLHRDYVRQMLREATGNYPAKVLEIESRYRYNQDFKSVYAMVPAVIPLLLLLIPAILMALGVVREKELGSITNLYVTPVTRLEFLIGKQLPYIVVCMASYLLMMGEAVFVFGVPVKGSFAAMTLGALLYVTATTGLGLLMSTFTKTQIAALFGTAIVTMLPTIQFSGLTTPVEALEGAGYWIGQGYPATYFILICRGAFTKGLGFADLWRSLLALAAFIPLLTVASVALLKKQEK from the coding sequence ATGGACCGCCCGCCGGTCTCCAGGTTATCCGGAGTCAGCCATCGCTACGGCGCCGTCGTCGCGCTGGAGGCGGTCGATATTGCGCTGCCGGCTGGCTGCATGGTCGGGCTGATCGGGCCGGATGGCGTTGGCAAATCGTCGCTGCTGGCGCTGGTTTCCGGGGCGCGGCAGATTCAGGCGGGTAGGGTTGAGGTGCTCGGCGGCGACATCGGCGACCGCCATTTTCGCGCCACGGCACAGCCGCGCATCGCCTACATGCCGCAGGGGCTGGGCAAGAACCTTTACCCGACGCTGTCGGTGTTCGAGAACGTCGATTTCTTCGGCCGTCTGTTCGGCCAGGGCAAGCGCGAGCGCGCGCGGCGCATCGATGAATTGCTGACCAGCACTGGTCTGCTGCCTTTCAAGGACCGCCCGGCGGCCAAATTGTCGGGTGGTATGAAGCAGAAGCTCGGCCTGTGCTGCGCCCTGATCCACGACCCCGACCTGCTTATTCTCGACGAGCCGACGACCGGCGTCGATCCGCTGTCACGGCGCCAGTTCTGGGAGCTGATCGATTCCATCCGGGCCCGCCGGGATGGCATGAGCGTGCTGGTGGCGACGGCCTACATGGAAGAGGCCGAGCGCTTCGACTGGCTGGCGGCGATGGATGGCGGCAAGGTGATCGGTACCGGAACGCCGGCAGAATTACGGGCGCAGACCGGGCAGGCGACGCTCGACGGGGCGTTCATCGCGTTGCTGCCTGAGGAGCGCCGGCAGGCTCATCACGAACTGGTCATCCCGCCGCGGATTGGCGACGGCGGCGTGTTCGCCATCGAGGCCGAGGGGTTGTCGCAGCGTTTTGGCGACTTCACGGCGGTCGACCACGTCAGTTTCAAGATAGAACCGGGCGAGATTTTCGGTTTTCTTGGCTCGAACGGCTGCGGCAAGACGACGACGATGAAGATGCTGACCGGCCTGCTGCCACCGAGCGAGGGCGTGGCCAGGCTGTTCGGCAAGACGGTCGATGCCCGCGACCTCGAGACGCGCAAGCAGGTCGGCTACATGTCGCAATCGTTCTCGCTTTACGGCGAGCTGACGGTGGTGGCCAACCTCGATCTGCACGCCCGGCTGTTTCATCTTCCCGATGCCCGGCGCGGCCCGCGCATTGCCGAACTGATGGCGCGTTTCGGGCTCGAACCGTATGCCGACAAGGCGGCGGCCGATCTGCCGCTCGGCATCCGCCAGCGCCTGTCGCTGGCCGTGGCCGTGGTCCATGAGCCGAAGCTGCTGATCCTCGACGAGCCGACCTCCGGCGTCGATCCGGTGGCGCGCGACGAATTCTGGGCGCTGCTCGTCGAACTGTCGCGCCAGCAGGGCGTCACCATTTTCATTTCGACCCATTTCATGAACGAAGCCGAGCGCTGCGACCGCATTTCGCTGATGCACGCCGGCAAGGTGCTGGCCAGCGACACGCCGGCCGGGCTCTGCGCGGCACGCGGCGAGCCGACGCTGGAAGCGGCCTTCATCAGTTATCTGGAGGAAGCGACGGGCGTTGTCGGGCAGCCTGCCACGGTCAACCCGGAAAATGAGCCAAAATCGAAATCGGCCGAGGCGGCGCAGGCGACGCCAGCCGCCTTCAGCCTGCGCCGCCTGCTCGGCTACGCCTACCGCGAGGCGCTGGAACTGCGGCGCGACAGCATCCGGCTGGCCTTCGCGCTGCTCGGCTCGGTGGTCATGATGTTCGTGCTCGGCCATGGCCTGTCCTTTGATGTCGAAGGCTTGCGCTTCGCCGTGCTTGATCGCGATCAGACCCCGGAAAGCCGCGACTACATCGCCAACGTGGCCGGCTCGCGGTATTTCGTCGAGCGCCCGGCCCTGGCCGACGATGCCGATCTCGACCGCCGCATGAAGAGCGGCGAGGTGTCGCTGGCCATCGACATTCCCGAAGGTTACGGCCGTGATCTGCGACGCGGGCGCAAGCCGGAAGTCGGCGTCTGGGTCGATGGCGCCATGCCCTATCGCGGCGAGACGATACGCGGCTACATGGATGGCCTGCACCGCGATTATGTGCGCCAGATGCTGCGCGAGGCGACCGGCAACTACCCGGCCAAGGTGCTGGAGATCGAATCGCGCTATCGCTATAACCAGGATTTCAAGAGCGTCTACGCCATGGTGCCGGCGGTCATTCCGCTCCTCCTGCTGCTCATTCCGGCCATCCTGATGGCGCTTGGCGTGGTCCGCGAAAAGGAACTCGGCTCGATCACCAACCTCTACGTCACGCCGGTGACGCGGCTCGAATTCCTGATCGGCAAGCAACTGCCCTACATCGTCGTGTGTATGGCGAGCTACCTGCTGATGATGGGTGAGGCCGTCTTCGTCTTCGGCGTCCCGGTCAAGGGCAGCTTTGCCGCGATGACGCTCGGCGCTTTGCTCTACGTCACGGCGACCACCGGCCTCGGCCTGCTGATGTCCACCTTCACCAAGACGCAGATCGCGGCGCTGTTCGGCACCGCCATCGTGACCATGCTGCCGACCATCCAGTTCTCCGGCCTGACCACGCCGGTCGAAGCCCTTGAAGGCGCCGGGTACTGGATCGGCCAGGGTTATCCAGCGACCTATTTCATCCTGATCTGCCGCGGCGCCTTCACCAAGGGGCTCGGCTTCGCCGACCTGTGGCGGTCGCTGCTGGCGCTGGCTGCCTTCATTCCGCTGCTCACGGTGGCCAGCGTGGCCTTGCTCAAGAAGCAGGAGAAATAG
- a CDS encoding ABC transporter permease, translating to MGGFSLSNIFRLGLKELRSLAADKVLLGLIVWAFSGAIYEAATGSSQQLNNAPVAIVDEDNSPLSARLAGALYPPYFRRPELIGLEQVDDAMNRNLYSFVLVIPSHFQHDVSAGRRPEIQLNIDATVISQAFIGASYINNIASGEVGEFLTGRRAEEDTPIRLTARARFNPNLTGLWFGGVMEAINNVTMLTIILVGAAFIREREHGTIEHLLVMPLRPFEIMMAKIWANGLAVLIGVAFALLVMVKHVLQVPIAGSVGLFLAAAVFYLFSAASIGIFLGTLARSMPQLGLLIIITIVPLQLLSGGVTPQESMPAAIQNIMAATPTAYFVRLAQGILYRGAGFEVIWPDLLGMTAVGACFFTIALIRFRKAVTQTQV from the coding sequence ATGGGCGGCTTTTCCCTGAGCAACATCTTCCGTCTCGGCCTCAAGGAACTGCGTAGCCTGGCCGCCGACAAGGTGCTGCTCGGGCTGATCGTCTGGGCCTTCTCGGGCGCCATCTACGAGGCGGCGACGGGGAGCTCGCAGCAGCTCAACAATGCCCCGGTCGCCATCGTGGACGAAGACAATTCGCCGCTCTCGGCCCGGCTCGCCGGCGCACTCTATCCGCCGTACTTTCGTCGCCCAGAGTTGATCGGCCTGGAGCAGGTCGACGATGCGATGAACCGCAACCTGTACTCCTTCGTGCTGGTCATTCCCAGCCATTTCCAGCACGACGTGAGCGCCGGCCGACGCCCGGAAATCCAGCTCAACATCGACGCCACGGTGATCAGCCAGGCCTTCATCGGCGCCAGTTACATCAACAACATCGCCAGCGGCGAGGTCGGCGAATTCCTGACCGGACGCCGCGCTGAGGAAGACACGCCGATCCGCCTGACGGCCCGCGCCCGTTTCAATCCCAATTTGACCGGCCTGTGGTTCGGCGGCGTCATGGAGGCGATCAACAACGTCACCATGCTGACCATCATCCTGGTCGGCGCCGCTTTCATTCGCGAGCGCGAGCACGGCACCATCGAGCACCTGCTGGTCATGCCGCTGCGGCCTTTCGAGATCATGATGGCAAAGATCTGGGCCAATGGGCTGGCCGTGCTGATCGGTGTCGCCTTCGCGCTGCTCGTCATGGTCAAGCATGTTCTGCAAGTACCGATTGCCGGATCGGTGGGGCTTTTTCTGGCGGCGGCAGTGTTCTACCTGTTCTCGGCGGCATCGATCGGCATCTTTCTCGGCACACTGGCCCGCTCTATGCCGCAACTCGGTCTGCTCATCATCATCACCATCGTCCCGCTGCAACTACTGTCCGGCGGGGTGACGCCGCAGGAAAGCATGCCAGCGGCGATCCAGAACATCATGGCGGCAACGCCGACCGCCTATTTCGTTCGTCTGGCCCAGGGCATTCTTTATCGCGGTGCCGGATTCGAGGTCATCTGGCCCGACCTGCTCGGGATGACAGCCGTCGGCGCCTGCTTTTTTACCATCGCCCTGATCCGCTTCCGCAAGGCGGTGACGCAGACGCAGGTGTGA
- a CDS encoding universal stress protein, translated as MFQHIFVPTDGSELSRATAQRAVSFAKEAGARITVFFAKPEYPIAYFGEGALIDPTTPEKFAELADQQATEYLGEVEKMCAEAGVQCSTAAATSDIPYEAIIEAAEKSGCDLIFMASHGRRGISGFLLGSETNKVLTHSKVPVLVYR; from the coding sequence ATGTTCCAGCATATTTTCGTTCCGACCGACGGCTCCGAACTCTCCCGCGCCACGGCACAACGCGCCGTCTCCTTCGCCAAGGAAGCCGGCGCCCGGATCACGGTGTTTTTCGCCAAGCCTGAATATCCCATCGCCTACTTCGGCGAAGGCGCGCTGATCGACCCGACGACCCCCGAAAAATTCGCCGAGCTGGCCGACCAGCAAGCCACTGAATATCTCGGTGAAGTCGAGAAAATGTGCGCCGAGGCCGGCGTCCAGTGCAGCACGGCCGCCGCCACCAGTGATATCCCCTACGAAGCGATCATTGAAGCCGCCGAGAAATCCGGTTGCGACCTGATTTTCATGGCCTCCCACGGTCGCCGCGGCATCAGCGGCTTCCTGCTCGGCAGCGAGACCAACAAGGTGCTCACCCACTCCAAGGTGCCGGTGCTGGTTTACCGCTGA
- a CDS encoding MBL fold metallo-hydrolase RNA specificity domain-containing protein: MRLGFLGAAGEVTGSCTLVEAGGARFLVDCGMFQGGPEARQKNQKALNFGFDVRQIDFVLLTHAHIDHSGLLPRLSMLGYRGPVYATQATIDLLEVLLPDSAHIQEKEAEWQLRHRRRGGKAERGIPAPLYSVAQALASLKLLRPVSYGQPEKTAENVSVVFRDAGHILGSASLDVTVSGEGRPRRLVFSGDLGMSDRPVLCDPAPSPTEADVLLIESTYGDRLHRSLPETEDEIVAAFERTRAAKGNLIIPAFAVGRTQEIIYMLADLVRRKRLSPLKVYVDSPMANAATRITLANQNLLNPETCELIAWLKAHPKQMSLELVADVERSIQLNDIRSGAVIISASGMCEAGRIKYHLRENLPRSECTILIAGFQAAGTLGRRLVDGAKLVHIFGQPVPVRAHIYTVGGLSAHADQAALLKWLGGFHKAPGNTFVVHGEAGASANFKRAIEEKLGWSNVRLPLPGEFISA, encoded by the coding sequence ATGCGTCTCGGATTTCTCGGAGCGGCCGGTGAAGTGACCGGTTCCTGCACGTTGGTGGAAGCGGGCGGTGCCCGTTTTCTGGTCGATTGCGGCATGTTTCAGGGCGGCCCCGAAGCGCGGCAAAAGAACCAGAAAGCGCTCAATTTCGGCTTCGATGTCCGGCAAATCGACTTTGTCCTGCTCACCCACGCCCACATCGATCATTCCGGCCTCTTGCCCCGGCTTTCCATGCTCGGTTATCGCGGCCCGGTCTACGCCACGCAGGCAACCATCGACCTCCTTGAGGTGCTCTTGCCGGACAGCGCCCACATCCAGGAAAAGGAAGCCGAGTGGCAATTGCGCCATCGGCGGCGTGGCGGCAAGGCCGAACGGGGTATTCCGGCGCCTTTGTATTCCGTCGCCCAGGCGCTGGCCTCGCTCAAGCTGCTGCGACCCGTTTCCTACGGTCAACCGGAAAAAACGGCCGAAAACGTAAGCGTTGTTTTCCGCGATGCCGGCCACATTCTCGGCTCGGCCTCGCTCGATGTGACCGTCAGTGGCGAAGGCAGGCCGCGCCGGTTGGTCTTTTCCGGCGATCTCGGCATGTCGGACCGGCCGGTATTGTGCGATCCGGCGCCATCGCCCACCGAGGCCGATGTGCTGCTCATCGAATCGACCTACGGCGACCGCCTGCACCGCTCTCTGCCGGAAACCGAAGATGAAATTGTCGCCGCCTTCGAGCGTACCCGGGCGGCCAAGGGCAACCTGATCATCCCGGCCTTCGCCGTCGGGCGGACGCAGGAAATCATTTACATGCTGGCCGACCTCGTTCGACGCAAGCGCCTGTCGCCGCTCAAGGTTTATGTCGATTCGCCGATGGCCAACGCAGCAACGCGCATTACGCTGGCCAACCAGAACCTGCTCAATCCGGAAACGTGCGAATTGATCGCCTGGCTCAAGGCGCATCCGAAACAGATGAGCCTCGAACTGGTCGCCGATGTCGAGCGTTCGATCCAGCTCAACGACATTCGCAGCGGCGCCGTGATCATCTCGGCCAGCGGCATGTGCGAGGCCGGGCGGATCAAGTACCACCTGCGCGAAAACCTGCCGCGCAGCGAGTGCACCATCCTGATCGCCGGCTTTCAGGCGGCGGGCACGCTCGGTCGGCGCCTGGTCGACGGGGCAAAGCTCGTCCATATCTTCGGCCAGCCGGTGCCGGTACGGGCGCACATCTACACCGTTGGCGGGCTGTCGGCGCATGCCGATCAGGCCGCTTTGCTCAAGTGGCTGGGTGGATTTCACAAGGCGCCGGGCAATACTTTCGTCGTGCACGGCGAGGCCGGCGCTTCGGCCAATTTCAAGCGCGCCATCGAAGAAAAACTCGGCTGGTCGAATGTCCGCTTGCCGCTCCCCGGTGAGTTCATATCGGCGTAA
- a CDS encoding PHA/PHB synthase family protein, translating to MSGNGTARHSGVDINRLSPVESLGKAVSNTIDPYGVTTSLLNAQMAWLMHPQELSRAMSALSGDLVALQSHVMRRALGIPSGDVVRPSADDARFADPIWTESASWDIVKEWYVAFEHRFEDMLFETPGLSDKERRRSAFWLRNWLNMVAPTNFFWLNPVAMKRFVETNGGSLKQGWANFQRDVKAKNILMVEPDAFRVGEDLATTPGKVIFRNRLVELIHYAPTTDKVRATPIVIITPWINKFYILDLTARKSLVKHLTDQGFSVFITSWKNPGEDLADIRFDDYLLEGVNEVVGVVTEFCKVPKVHLVGYCIGGTLVSTYMAWANKHFGADKVPVAHWTLFTTLTDFAHPGDIDVFIDEACINALEESMAKKGYLDGSEMASSFRMLRSNPLIWNYWVNSYLLGQPLPPFDVLFWNMDTTRMPQAMHSYYLREFYLNNNLIKRDKLTIGGESIDLDLIEQPLYVVTAEDDHIAPWKQCYRIRKQINVKAPVRFVLSTSGHILGIVNPPANPPKRAYWIGEPERNEHWEHWFDRAEKKPGTWWDDWTHWLGERTGDLVAAYPAANRKFPALADAPGSYVLEK from the coding sequence ATGTCTGGTAATGGAACAGCCCGCCACAGCGGCGTCGATATCAATCGCCTGAGCCCGGTCGAATCGCTCGGCAAGGCCGTCAGCAACACCATCGACCCCTACGGCGTCACCACCTCGCTGCTCAATGCGCAAATGGCCTGGTTGATGCACCCGCAGGAGCTGAGCCGCGCCATGAGCGCGCTGTCCGGCGACCTCGTGGCGCTCCAGTCGCATGTCATGCGCCGGGCCCTGGGCATTCCCTCCGGCGACGTCGTCCGGCCGAGTGCCGATGACGCCCGTTTCGCCGACCCGATCTGGACCGAATCAGCCAGCTGGGACATCGTCAAGGAATGGTACGTTGCCTTCGAGCACCGCTTCGAGGACATGCTGTTTGAAACGCCGGGCCTCTCCGACAAGGAGCGTCGCCGCTCAGCCTTCTGGCTGCGGAACTGGCTCAACATGGTGGCGCCGACCAATTTCTTCTGGCTCAACCCGGTGGCCATGAAACGCTTCGTCGAAACCAATGGCGGCAGCCTCAAGCAGGGCTGGGCAAACTTCCAACGCGACGTCAAGGCCAAGAACATCCTGATGGTCGAGCCGGACGCCTTCAGGGTCGGCGAGGATCTGGCGACGACGCCCGGCAAGGTGATCTTCCGCAACCGGCTGGTCGAGCTGATCCACTACGCGCCGACCACCGACAAGGTCCGGGCGACGCCCATCGTCATCATCACGCCGTGGATCAACAAGTTCTACATCCTCGACCTGACGGCCAGGAAGAGTCTGGTCAAGCACCTCACCGACCAGGGCTTCTCGGTGTTCATCACAAGCTGGAAAAACCCGGGCGAGGATCTGGCCGACATCCGCTTCGACGATTACCTGCTCGAAGGCGTCAACGAGGTCGTCGGTGTCGTGACCGAATTCTGCAAGGTGCCCAAGGTGCATCTGGTCGGCTACTGCATCGGTGGCACGCTGGTCAGCACCTACATGGCCTGGGCCAACAAGCATTTCGGCGCGGACAAGGTGCCGGTTGCCCACTGGACGCTGTTCACGACCCTGACCGATTTCGCCCACCCCGGCGACATCGACGTTTTCATCGACGAAGCCTGCATCAACGCGCTCGAAGAGTCGATGGCCAAGAAGGGCTATCTTGATGGCAGCGAAATGGCCAGTTCCTTCCGCATGCTGCGCTCCAACCCGCTGATCTGGAACTACTGGGTCAACAGCTATCTGCTCGGCCAGCCGCTACCACCCTTCGACGTGCTGTTCTGGAACATGGATACGACGCGCATGCCGCAGGCCATGCATTCCTACTACCTGCGCGAGTTCTACCTCAACAACAACCTGATCAAGCGCGACAAGCTGACCATCGGTGGCGAGTCGATTGACCTCGACCTCATCGAGCAGCCGCTCTATGTCGTGACTGCCGAAGACGACCACATCGCGCCGTGGAAGCAGTGCTACCGCATCCGCAAGCAGATCAACGTCAAGGCGCCTGTGCGCTTCGTGCTGTCGACCTCGGGGCACATTCTCGGCATCGTCAATCCGCCGGCCAATCCGCCCAAGCGCGCCTACTGGATCGGCGAACCCGAACGCAACGAGCACTGGGAACACTGGTTCGACCGGGCCGAGAAAAAGCCGGGTACCTGGTGGGACGACTGGACGCACTGGCTCGGCGAGCGGACCGGCGATCTCGTCGCGGCCTACCCGGCAGCCAATCGCAAGTTCCCGGCTCTGGCCGATGCGCCGGGCAGCTATGTTCTCGAAAAATAA
- a CDS encoding chemotaxis protein yields MTMTTALTTRPTKAQQAGVDLLRIVRINEEIKSVVGVAFKINIMALNAIFLAKRAGTAALGFGVLSNELRVFSQDLRDGMSALTSQIHGCVTEVSLVLQDIRHTALLRRAVELSPIDRGRDVLAAREVENERHAERLARLRKQLRGALDDAFRMVELGGVLAKSAKIEAAYGQSFALPLSQVSGEFDGVVEEIRTSLEALRRSAFFTGY; encoded by the coding sequence ATGACCATGACGACTGCACTGACCACCCGACCGACCAAGGCGCAGCAGGCCGGTGTCGACCTCTTGCGCATCGTGCGCATCAACGAGGAAATCAAGTCGGTGGTCGGCGTCGCCTTCAAGATCAACATCATGGCCCTTAACGCGATCTTTCTCGCCAAGCGGGCCGGCACGGCAGCGCTGGGCTTCGGTGTGCTGTCCAACGAACTGCGGGTTTTTTCGCAGGATCTGCGCGATGGCATGTCGGCGCTGACCAGCCAGATTCATGGCTGCGTCACCGAAGTGTCGCTGGTGCTCCAGGACATCCGCCATACCGCGCTGCTACGCCGGGCTGTCGAACTGTCGCCGATCGACCGTGGGCGCGATGTGCTGGCCGCGCGGGAAGTCGAAAACGAACGCCATGCCGAGCGTCTGGCCCGCTTGCGCAAGCAGCTCAGGGGCGCCCTCGACGATGCCTTCCGGATGGTCGAACTGGGTGGCGTGCTGGCCAAGTCGGCCAAGATCGAGGCGGCCTACGGACAATCCTTTGCCCTGCCGCTGTCGCAGGTTTCGGGGGAGTTCGACGGCGTCGTCGAAGAAATCCGTACCTCGCTCGAAGCGCTGCGCCGGTCGGCCTTTTTTACCGGTTATTGA
- a CDS encoding oxygen-binding di-iron domain-containing protein encodes MKKTKTIFQDGNHKWVAIVRDPDKQSFLIDTNEYLVTHGSHGMLLDPGGAEVFPAVFSALSSEFDPSALTAIFASHQDPDVCSSLALWLEFNPQMRCYVSWLWAGFIPHFGGSTETFVSMPDEGIDISLDGLMLKAVPAHYLHSSGNFHLYDKVAKVLFSGDVGAALLPPGDDGLFVENFDAHIRHAEGFHRRWMGSNEAKRRWCERVSQMDIDMLCPQHGAIYQGADVQRFINWFDDLQVGLCGS; translated from the coding sequence GTGAAAAAAACAAAAACGATCTTTCAGGACGGCAATCACAAATGGGTCGCCATCGTGCGCGATCCGGACAAGCAGAGTTTTCTGATCGATACCAACGAGTACCTGGTCACCCATGGCAGCCACGGGATGCTGCTTGATCCGGGTGGGGCCGAAGTCTTTCCGGCGGTATTTTCGGCCCTGTCGTCGGAGTTCGATCCCTCGGCCCTGACCGCTATTTTTGCCTCGCACCAGGATCCTGACGTCTGCTCGTCGCTGGCACTGTGGCTGGAATTCAATCCGCAAATGCGCTGCTATGTCAGTTGGCTGTGGGCTGGCTTCATTCCCCATTTCGGCGGCTCGACGGAAACTTTCGTGTCGATGCCCGACGAAGGCATCGACATTTCCCTCGACGGCTTGATGTTGAAGGCCGTTCCGGCGCACTATCTGCATTCGTCGGGCAATTTTCACCTCTACGACAAGGTCGCCAAGGTGCTGTTTTCCGGCGACGTTGGCGCGGCCTTGCTGCCGCCGGGCGACGATGGCCTGTTCGTGGAAAACTTTGACGCCCACATTCGCCATGCCGAGGGCTTTCACCGGCGCTGGATGGGGTCCAATGAAGCCAAGCGGCGCTGGTGCGAGCGGGTTTCGCAAATGGATATCGACATGCTCTGCCCCCAGCATGGGGCCATTTATCAGGGGGCCGATGTGCAGCGCTTCATCAACTGGTTCGATGACCTGCAGGTCGGACTCTGCGGTAGCTGA
- a CDS encoding hemerythrin domain-containing protein gives MTTIRSFMTEDHRRCDDLFAEAEQAVSKGNLELALVAFGHFRSAMLAHFDSEEKTLFPTFEAKTGMRMGPTQVMRMEHEQLRGLMDDAINALKAADADEYLGQADTLVIMMQQHNMKEENMLYPMCDQHLTAELPAVLERLETELCEQ, from the coding sequence ATGACCACCATTCGCAGTTTCATGACCGAAGACCATCGCCGTTGCGACGACCTGTTCGCCGAAGCCGAACAGGCTGTCAGCAAGGGAAATCTGGAACTGGCCCTGGTCGCCTTCGGACATTTCCGTTCGGCCATGCTGGCCCACTTCGACAGCGAGGAAAAAACGCTGTTCCCGACCTTCGAAGCCAAGACCGGCATGCGCATGGGGCCGACCCAGGTCATGCGCATGGAGCACGAACAGTTGCGCGGCCTCATGGATGATGCGATAAACGCCCTGAAGGCGGCCGATGCCGATGAGTATCTCGGCCAGGCCGATACCCTGGTCATCATGATGCAGCAGCACAACATGAAGGAAGAGAACATGCTCTATCCCATGTGCGACCAGCATCTGACCGCTGAACTGCCGGCCGTTCTCGAACGGCTGGAAACGGAACTCTGCGAACAATGA
- a CDS encoding DUF2249 domain-containing protein, which yields MSHAKTPHVVDARYMEPPEPFVATMEMLDTLKDGEKMLLLLFREPHPLYKVLRQNGHDYETELLPDGTFEILISR from the coding sequence ATGAGCCACGCCAAAACCCCGCATGTCGTCGACGCCCGCTACATGGAACCGCCCGAACCCTTTGTGGCAACCATGGAAATGCTCGATACGCTCAAGGACGGCGAGAAGATGCTGCTCCTCCTCTTCCGCGAGCCGCACCCGCTCTACAAGGTGCTGCGCCAGAATGGCCATGATTACGAAACCGAATTGCTGCCCGACGGCACCTTCGAAATCCTGATCTCGCGCTGA